Below is a genomic region from Kribbella qitaiheensis.
CGTCAGGTGCACGTCGCCGACGGTGGCCGGATCCGGTACAAGCGGGTCTGCGCCGAGTGCGGCGAAGAGGTGCCGTACTCCGATATCGGCAAGGGCTACGAGATGGCCGACGGCCGGATGGTGGTGCTCGAGCCGGACGACTTCGCCGACCTGCCGCTGTCCAGCAAGAAGGTCATCGACGTACTGGAGTTCGTGCCGGCCGACCAGGTCGACCCGCTCTACCTCGGCAAGTCGTACTACCTGGCCGCTGACGGGGGCCCCGGCGCCAAGCCGTACGTGCTGCTCCGGGATGCGCTCGAGGGCTCCGAGCTGTATGCCCTGGTGAAGGTGGCATTGCGGTCGCGCGAGAGCCTCGGTCTGCTCCGGACCCACGACAACGTGCTCGTCCTGCAGGTGATGCTGTGGCCGGACGAGGTCCGCGACTCCTCGTTCGCGGCGCCGTCGGAGGACGTCGAGATCCGCAAGCAGGAGAAGGCGATGGCCGAGTCGTACATCGACACTCTGCGTGGCGAGTTCGACCCGGACCAGTACCACGACGAGTACCGCACCGCGCTGGAACAGGTCGTCGAGGCCAAGGCCGCCGGCGTACCGATCCCCGAATCGGAAGAGGAAGAGACCGAGGGCGCCGAGGTCGTGGACCTGGTCGCGGCACTGCGCGCCTCGGTAGAAGCCGCCAAGGCCCGCCGGGCCGGTGGCGGCACAGGCGGCGGCGGCAAGGGCAGCACCGAAGCGGACGAAAAGCCCGCGGCCAAGAAGGCCCCCGCCAAGAAGGCCGCAGCCAAGAAGGCCGCAGCCAAGAAGACCGCGGCAAAGAAGGCAGCCAAGAAGTCCGCCTGACCTGACGCAACTTTCGTGGGATCGCGCGCATCGTGATGGTCAATGGGAAAGGACTATCACGATGCGCAACCTGGTGCGGGCGTTGCTCGCTGTGTCTTTGACTGTCGGGCTGTGCACCGGGATGACCGGTACTGCCTGGGCGGTCGACCTCGACCGGATTCCGACCCGCCCACCCGCCATCCAGGTGCTCGGCGCTTCGGCGGCCGGCGTGCTTTACCGGGTCCACGCGGCGGACCAGGACGCGTCCGATCAGACAACCTGGGTCAAGCCGGCCGGCGGACCGTCGTACCAGGTGCCGGATTCGTTCGACCTGCTCTCCGGGAGCCGGATCTTCAGCTCCGACTATGGGACCCAGAAGGTCAGCTACCAGGTGATCGGAACACCGGCCACCCTCACCTGCGAGCTGCAACGTCGGCTGGCCGCGGCCACCTCGTTCGGCTGGATCAGCGAGGACGGCGATCGGGTGGAGATCGGCTCGTCCGGCTGCCAGGTGACCGCTCAGTTGCCACGCCAGGGGCGGATCGTCGCCGCCGACGACCTCGGCTATGTCGAGCGCCGCGACCTCGACGACCAAGGCACCAGGACGCTGGCCTACTACTCGTACGCCGATCCGGCGCATCCGCGGCTGATTCCCGCCGGTGACTACAACTGGTGGATCGAGGCGGTGTCCCTGAGTGGGCCAACGATCACCTGGCGGGCCTTCAACCGGGTGAACCCGCCGCTGCGTTCCTATCTTGTCCGGGCGAAGACCGACGGATCGTCGACGGTTCTGCTCGACACGTACGACGGAGACATCGCGTCGACGGCGATTCTGGGCGGGTCCACCGGCTGGACCGCCTGCGGCGGCAGCGGCAACACCACGTGCGCCAGTGGGTCGATCGACGCGAACGGCACCCACCATCGGTTGGGCGAGACCCAGTCCGTGGTCAGTGACGGGGCCCGGTTCGTCTTCGACACGCACGGAACGGCGGATGCGATCGATGCGGCCGTCGCGGTCGACGCGACGACCCCGCGGACCCGGATTGTCTCGGTGCCGTACCTGCCGCCGCTCGCCACCGGCGTCTCACTCGGAGCCGGAGGAGTCGCCTACTTGGACAACCAGGTGCCGGCGTACGCCGTCAATCGACGCGCGTACAGCAAATCCGGGACCACGATCACGCTGTCCAGCCAGATCCGGGTCGCTCAGACCAGCCGCACCAACCAGAGTGTGTCCCGCGACGGACGGCGGACGGCGTACCTGGACTCGGGCGGCGATCTCTGGCTGGCCACTGACGACGGTGTTCGGACGCGGGTTTTCGACTCGGCTGTGACGGTAGCTGTCGCGGGTGGGCGCATCCAACTGTCCGGTACCCGGTTGCTGTGGTGGCGGGCGACCTATCGCGGACAGGTGTGCGACCAGGTGAGCTGTTTCCCGGACTACGACCCAGCTGTGGCGATGCTCTATAACGTTGGCACCGGGGTGAGTTCGCAGGTCAACGGACCGATCGGCTCCAAGTCGGCGGCGCTGTGGGGAAGCTACCTGGCGTACGCCGACACCGGGCAAGGGATCTGGCGGCGGGATCTGTCCAGCAATGCGCTCGTCCAGGTGAAGGCGGCCGGTGGGCCGGAAGTAAACAGCGTAGCCGTCCACGACGACTACGTTGCGTGGTCGACGTGCGCGCAGGGCACCTCCAACTACTGCGGCCCTTCTACCGTTGCCTTCCGCAACATGGCCACCAGGACCGCCGCCGTACGCATCACCACCACCAGCACGCTGCGGATCGCGCTGTCTGGCGGCCATGTCCTGTTCGACGACTATGTCGGCAACTTCCCACAGACCGGGGTCCTCAAGGTGCTCCGGCTCGGCACGACGGCAACCGGCGTGGTCGGGTCTGTCAAGGCCGGCACCCTGTTCGACGTCCATGACGAGACACTGGGCTGGGTAGGTGCGGACGAGGTCGCCCGGATCGGGACGAATTCCTCTTTCGTCGCGCCGCCGCGCTTCCTCGGCAACACGATCGGTACGGCGTCGTTCACGCCGTCGGCCGGGAGTTGGACGCCGGAGTTCCCGATCAGCAAGGCGTTGACCTCGTGCAAGTTGACGATCAGGTCCGGTACTACGGTGCGGCGGGTGCTGACGTGTCCGACGGCGGTGGGGTCGGCTCGTCCGAGTTGGAATGGGGTCGACTCGGCTGGTCATCTGGTGCCGAAGGGCACCTATTCGTGGACTCTTGCGGCCGGTGATTCCGACGGGACTCTTCGCTGGTGGACCAATGCGACCCATCCGATCGCGGGCACCGTCCGAGTCACCTAGGTCGCATCGATGATTGCCTTGTGCAACTGACTTTCGGGCGGAAACAGAAGAGGGCAAGGAGATGTTCTCCTTGCCCTCTTCAATTTATAACGTAAGGGGGGACTTGCCGCAAGGGCCGGGTTCTGCCGGAGAATCACCCCCCGAACCGCGAAGGCGGTCAAAAAATAGGCGATCAACCTTGGGGGTCGCATGTTCGACGTGATCATTGCCGGTGGCGGGCCGACCGGGATGATGCTGGCCGGGGAGCTCCGGCTGCACGGTGTGAACGTGGTGGTGCTGGACCGGGAGATGGAGCCGACCAAGCAGGTTCGCGCGCTCGGGATGCACGCGCGCAGTATCGAGGTGCTGGACCAGCGTGGTCTGGTCGAGCCGTTCCTCACGATCGGTAAGACGTACCCGGTCGGAAGTTTCTATGCCGGTATCGGCGCCAAGCGGCCGGTTCAGCTGGACACCACGCATCCCTACACCCTCGGTATTCCGCAGACCACGACCGAGCGGCTGCTGACCGAGCACGCGATCGCGCTGGGCGCGGAGATCCGGCGTGGCTGCGAAGTGGTCGGAGTGAGTCAGGACGACGAAGGCGTGACGGCCGAGCTGGCCGACGGCACGCAGTTGCGCTCGCGCTACCTGGTCGGCTGCGACGGCGGTCGCAGTACGGTGCGCAAGCTGCTCGGCATCGGCTTCCCGGGAGAGCCTGCCCACCACGAGTGGCTGCTGGGCGAGATGGAAGTGACCATGCCCGCGGAGGAGCTGACCGCGGTGGTCACCGAGATCCGCAAGACCAACCTGTGGGTCGGCGCGGGGCCGTCGGGCAACGACGATCTGTGGCGCGTCGTCGTACCGGCCGAGGTGGTGGCCGAGGATCGGGCCGTCCCGCCGACGCTGGAGGAGATGAAGCAGCAGTTGCAGCGGTACGCCGGGACCGACTTCGGCATTCATTCACCGCGGTGGCTGTCCCGCTTCGGCGATGCCACCCGGCTGGCCGAGCGCTACCGGGTCGGCAGGGTGCTGCTGGCAGGCGACTCGGCGCACGTTCACCCGCCACTCGGCGGACAGGGCCTGAACCTCGGGATCCAGGACGCGTTCAACCTCGGCTGGAAGCTGGCCGCGGCGGTCGCCGGGTGGGCGCCGGAGGACCTGCTCGACAGCTACCAGACCGAGCGGCACGCGGTGGCTGCCGAAGTACTGGAGAACACCACGGTTCAGGGCGAGCTGATGTCGACCGACCGCGGTCCGCAGGCCGTCCGGCGGTTGATCACCGAGTTGCTGGACATCGAGGGCGTGCACCGGTTCCTGATCGAGAAGATCACCGGACTCGGGATCCGCTACGACTTCGGCGCGGGGCCTGAGCTGCTCGGCCGGCGGATGCGGGACATCGAGCTGAAGGACGGTCAGCTGTACGCACGGATGCACGAGGGCCGTGGACTGTTGCTCGACCAGGGCGGCAGGCTTTCGGTGGAGGGCTGGGCGGACCGGGTCGACCACGTCGTCGATGTCAGCGAGGAGCTGGAGGTGCCCGCCGCGCTGCTGCGGCCGGACGGTCACGTCGCGTGGGTCGGTGAGGATCAGCAGGACCTGCGCACCCACCTCACGAAGTGGTTCGGCGCCGCCGGCTAGCAGGAAGGGTGCACCGGCTCGGGCCCGCCCGGCCGGGCCGGTGCACCACCCTGATTCTGCCAGGGGTGTAACGATGGTTGATAATTACCTGACCGGACCAGTCGGGTTCGTGGTCTACGGGTTCCGCGTGGCAGCATGAGGAGCGCGACCGTGCCGTGGGCGATCCCCGCCGCACCCCGCAGACCAGACCCCCGGCGTACACCTGAGCTGATCGAGGAGCCCCGCGAAATGGATGCCGTCACCGCTGTCCCGACGCCCGTCAACGAGACCGTCCGGGGCTATGCGCCCGGTTCGCCCGAGCGGGGCAGCCTGGAGGCGAAGGTCAAGGAGTTCAACGCGGCCGGGGCGATCGACCTGACCTGCACGATCGGTGGCGAGCAGCGGCTCGGCGGCGGCGCGCGGATCGACGTGGTCCAGCCGCACAAGCACGCCCACGTGCTCGGCACCCTGGGCAACGCCACCGAGGCCGATGGCAAGGCGGCCGTGGACGCGGCGATGGCAGCGGCCCCGTCCTGGCGCGCGCTGTCCTTCGACGACCGCGCGGCGATCTTCCTCAAGGCGGCCGACCTGCTGGCCGGCCCGTGGCGCGACACGCTCAACGCGGCGACCATGCTCGGCCAGTCGAAGACGGTCCAGCAGGCCGAGATCGACGCGGCCTGCGAGCTGATCGACTTCCTGCGCTTCAACGTCGCGTTCGCCCGGACCATCATCAACGACCAGCCGATCTCCTCGCCGGGCATCTGGAACCGCACCGACTACCGCCCGCTCGAGGGCTTCGTCTACGCGATCACCCCGTTCAACTTCACCGCGATCGCCGGCAACCTGCCGACCGCGCCCGCGCTGATGGGCAACACCGTGGTGTGGAAGGCGTCCCCGACGCAGCAGTTCGCGGCGCACTGGACGATGCGACTGTTCGAGGCGGCCGGGCTGCCGGGCCGGCGTGATCAACCTGGTCACGGGCGACGGCATGGACGTCAGCAAGGCCGCGCTGACCCACCCGGATCTGGCCGGTATCCACTTCACCGGCTCGACCAAGACCTTCCAGAGCCTCTGGGCCACGGTCGGCCAGAACATCGCCGGCTACAAGACCTACCCGCGGCTGGTCGGCGAGACCGGCGGGAAGGACTTCATCCTGGCGCACCCGTCGGCCGACCCGGCCGTGGTGAAGACCGCGATGGTCCGCGGCGCCTTCGAGTACCAGGGCCAGAAGTGCTCGGCCGCCTCACGTGCGTACGTCGCTCGCAGCGTCTGGGCCAAGATCCGCGACGACATCGCGGCCGAGACCGACTCGCTGACGATGGGCGACGTCGCCGACCTGTCGAACTTCATCGGTGCCGTGATCGACGACCGCGCCTTCGCCAAGCACAAGTCGGCGCTCGACCGGGCCCAACAGACCGACTCGATCGAGGTGCTGGCGGGCGGTACGTACGACGACAGCGAGGGGTACTTCGTTCGGCCGACCCTGCTGGTCACCGACGACCCGACCGACGAGATCTTCACCACCGAGTACTTCGGTCCGATCCTGGCCGTGCATGTGTACGAGGACGGCGACTACTCGAAGGTGCTCAAGCAGATGGAAAGCGCCGCGCCGTACGGGCTGACCGGTGCGGTCATCGCGCAGGACCGGCACGCGGTCGCGGAGGCGAGCGAGTTCCTGCGGTTCGCGGCGGGCAACTTCTACGTCAACGACAAGCCGACCGGCGCGGTCGTCGGGCAGCAGCCGTTCGGCGGCGCCCGGGCCAGCGGCACGAACGACAAGGCCGGCTCGATGTGGAACCTGATCCGGTGGGCCAGCCCGCGCTCGATCAAGGAGACCTTCACCCCACCCACCGACTACCGCTACCCCCACCAGGGCTAAAGCCTTGAAGGCAAGGAAAGCGTGATGGTGTGTTCCCACCAGGGCTAAAGCCTGGAGGGAAGGAAAGCGTGATGGTGTGTTCCCACCAGGGCTAAAAGCCTGAAGGGAAAGGAAGGCGTGAGGTGTAGCCCGCGCCTTCCTTTGGGTTTGCCGGGGTTAGTGGGTGCCTAGGCCTCGGCGGACGGTGATGTAGAAGGTTGTCATGTCGTCGATCAGGGTTTCGAGTTCGCTGGCTGACTTCAGGTTGGCGTCCAGGAGCCAGTCCGAGATCAGGTCGAAGAGGCCGCCTACCAGGCCGATGGCGACGGCGTGGCGCATCCGCTTGTCCGCCGCGTCCTGTTTGGCCGGCAGAACCCCGTCGTACCGGTCCCAGATACCTTCGAGGAAGTCGCCTGCCCAGCGGCGGTTGGTACGACGCTGGCGTTCGACCGTGGATGAGATCCCGGCCGCGATGCCGAAGGTGACCCTGGCGACCCGGGGGTCGTCCATCAGGCCGTGCGCGAAGGCGGCGATGAGAGCGGGCAGCGCCTGCTTCTCGTTGCCTGCGCCTTGGCGGGCAACGGCGACCATCTCCTCCTCGAGCCGCTCGGACGTGCGCTGCAGCAAGGCGAGATAGCAGGCTTCCCGGTTCTCGAAGACCTCGTAGAAGCTCTTGGTGCCGATGAACGCCGTACTGCAGATCTGCTCGATCGTCGTGTTGATGTAGCCGTTGGCCGCGAACAGATCGAGCGCGGTGTCGAGGAGTTGCTCGCGGCGTTCCGCTCGGCGCTCGTCCGCGTCCAATCCTCTGATAAGTCGCCCCATGTGTGCAAATTACCCGGCTATGAACCAAGGTAACCAATCGGTCTGTTATGAACACGAGCGCTTGTTCATAACCTGAACTCGTGCTCGACTGTCAGTCAGCTTGTCACTACCCTAAGGCACGGTCAATCGACCGTACGTACCATCCTCCGGAGCCGTCATGAGCACAGTCCTCAGGCGAGCCGTTTTGGCCTTCCTGGCCACCGCGATGCTTGCCACCTCAACAACCGCCGCGACCGCCGTCGCCCAGGCAACTACGACAGCCGCGCCCTCGGCCGGCTTCGACGACTGGTCCTGGAAGCCGTCCGCCGCGCATCCGGAACCGCTGGTCCTGCTGCACGGCCTGGGCGGTAATGGTCCCGGTAACTACTCATACCTCGGTCCGTACCTCGCGGCCAAGGGCTACTGTGCGTTCACAGTGACTTACGGTCAGGCAAATCCGGCGATCCCCGTCGGCGGCACGGCGTCCGTGGTCCAGTCCTCCGCCGAGATCGAGGCCTTCATCGACCAGGTCCGTACGTCGACCGGTGCTGCGAAGGTGAGCATCGTCGGGCACTCGGAGGGTGGCTTCCAGAGCATCTACGGGCCGAAGGTCCGCGGGTACGCCGCCAAGGTGGCGAAGGTGGTCGCGCTCGCGCCGCCCACGCACGGTACGACGTTCGGCGGTCTGGTCAGCGTCGGCGACTATCTCGGGCTCCGGCCGCTGGTCGACCAGGTGCTCCGCGACTACGGCTGCCCGGCCTGCGACGAGATCATCGTCGGTGGTTCCGCGGTACAGAAGCTGACGGCCGGCCCGATCGCCCAGCCGGGGGTGAAGTACACGGTGATCGCCTCTCGCGTCGACCTCTTGGTGACGCCGCACGAGACGTCGTTCATCCGTGAGCCGGGGGTCCGTAACGAGTTCGTCCAGGACACCTGCCCACTCGACCTGGTCGGCCACGTCGGCCTCGCTTTCGACCCGAGCGTGGCGCAACTGGTCGCGAACGCACTCGACCCCGCGCACGCCCACTCGGTCATCTGCGCCTTCGGCCCGCCACTCTGAGGCCCCCACACCGCTTGCGTCCGAAGAGTCGAGGGTCCTGACCCTCGACTCTTCGGACGCAAGAGATTGGTTAGGCGGTGTGGTGGAGGAGGTACTGCTGGGGCGGGCCGATCAGCAGGGCGGTGCCGCAGGCGACGCAGATCCATTCGCCGGCGGGATCGTCCAGCGGGTGGTCGGCCGCCTCGACCTGCTCGAAGAGCATCACGGCGTCGCAGAACACGCAGTACTGGGTGTCTTCCGACTGCGTGAGAGTCCGGCGTTTCCGCATGGCAGGCTCACCTCCGGTGGCAACTCGTCTTCCTCAGAGTGTCACCGGAGTACCCGGCTGCCGTGCAGCGACACGGCCCTCACCAGGGGCCGGCCGCCGAGCGGTCAGTTCGTGCCCTCATGCCAGTCGCGGCCGAGCTCGTGCTCCTTCTGCAGGCCCTTGCGGATCGCCTCGACGACGAACGGCTCGATCTTGCGGCCGATCAGCGGCACGGCCACCTTCACGTCGAGGTTGATCGCCTGGACCGTCTCGCCACCGGTGGAGCTGATCGTGGCGGTGCCCTTGAGCGTGACCGGCGTGTTGGCGATCTCGCCCTTGACGTCGGCGTTGCGGGAACCGTCCGCGTTCGCCGGGTGCCAGGTCTCGGTCTGGACGACGGTCAGCGTCTGGCCGACGAACTTCCGGGCGATATCGGGCACGTCTTCGGACGGCATCTCCCGCTGCACCCGGACGACGGTGTCGCCGCCGGACTCGCTGACCTTCACGTCGTACGACAACGCCTTGGTCTTCTCGCAGGCCTGCTCACGAAAGGTGGCGTCGGTGACGATGGCGAATACTTCCTCAGGGGTCGCGTCGTACGACGCCGACATCTTCAGCTCCATGCCGCACATCATGGCATTACCGACCAGTCACCCTCCTCGCTCGGCCGTGGCCAGGGAAGGAAAGCGGGAGGGGTCGCCGCTCACCAGCCGCCGGTGGCTAGTCGCAGATGTCGGTGCGGTGGGTGGACACCTTGAGATCGGGCGGCTGCAGTTCGGTTAGATCGCGATGCCGTGGGGTGTGTACGGCGCCTCCAGGCGGACGATCTCCTCGTCGGTCAGGTCGAGGTCGAGGGAGGCGATGGCGTCGTCGAGGTGCTCGGGTTTGGTGGCGCCGATGATGGGGGCCGAGACGGCCGGGTGCTTGGAGACCCAGGCGAGTGCGA
It encodes:
- a CDS encoding Ku protein → MQAIWKGAISFGMVTIPIKVFSATEEKDISFRQVHVADGGRIRYKRVCAECGEEVPYSDIGKGYEMADGRMVVLEPDDFADLPLSSKKVIDVLEFVPADQVDPLYLGKSYYLAADGGPGAKPYVLLRDALEGSELYALVKVALRSRESLGLLRTHDNVLVLQVMLWPDEVRDSSFAAPSEDVEIRKQEKAMAESYIDTLRGEFDPDQYHDEYRTALEQVVEAKAAGVPIPESEEEETEGAEVVDLVAALRASVEAAKARRAGGGTGGGGKGSTEADEKPAAKKAPAKKAAAKKAAAKKTAAKKAAKKSA
- the rox gene encoding rifampin monooxygenase produces the protein MFDVIIAGGGPTGMMLAGELRLHGVNVVVLDREMEPTKQVRALGMHARSIEVLDQRGLVEPFLTIGKTYPVGSFYAGIGAKRPVQLDTTHPYTLGIPQTTTERLLTEHAIALGAEIRRGCEVVGVSQDDEGVTAELADGTQLRSRYLVGCDGGRSTVRKLLGIGFPGEPAHHEWLLGEMEVTMPAEELTAVVTEIRKTNLWVGAGPSGNDDLWRVVVPAEVVAEDRAVPPTLEEMKQQLQRYAGTDFGIHSPRWLSRFGDATRLAERYRVGRVLLAGDSAHVHPPLGGQGLNLGIQDAFNLGWKLAAAVAGWAPEDLLDSYQTERHAVAAEVLENTTVQGELMSTDRGPQAVRRLITELLDIEGVHRFLIEKITGLGIRYDFGAGPELLGRRMRDIELKDGQLYARMHEGRGLLLDQGGRLSVEGWADRVDHVVDVSEELEVPAALLRPDGHVAWVGEDQQDLRTHLTKWFGAAG
- a CDS encoding aldehyde dehydrogenase family protein — encoded protein: MINLVTGDGMDVSKAALTHPDLAGIHFTGSTKTFQSLWATVGQNIAGYKTYPRLVGETGGKDFILAHPSADPAVVKTAMVRGAFEYQGQKCSAASRAYVARSVWAKIRDDIAAETDSLTMGDVADLSNFIGAVIDDRAFAKHKSALDRAQQTDSIEVLAGGTYDDSEGYFVRPTLLVTDDPTDEIFTTEYFGPILAVHVYEDGDYSKVLKQMESAAPYGLTGAVIAQDRHAVAEASEFLRFAAGNFYVNDKPTGAVVGQQPFGGARASGTNDKAGSMWNLIRWASPRSIKETFTPPTDYRYPHQG
- a CDS encoding TetR/AcrR family transcriptional regulator → MGRLIRGLDADERRAERREQLLDTALDLFAANGYINTTIEQICSTAFIGTKSFYEVFENREACYLALLQRTSERLEEEMVAVARQGAGNEKQALPALIAAFAHGLMDDPRVARVTFGIAAGISSTVERQRRTNRRWAGDFLEGIWDRYDGVLPAKQDAADKRMRHAVAIGLVGGLFDLISDWLLDANLKSASELETLIDDMTTFYITVRRGLGTH
- a CDS encoding alpha/beta fold hydrolase, which codes for MSTVLRRAVLAFLATAMLATSTTAATAVAQATTTAAPSAGFDDWSWKPSAAHPEPLVLLHGLGGNGPGNYSYLGPYLAAKGYCAFTVTYGQANPAIPVGGTASVVQSSAEIEAFIDQVRTSTGAAKVSIVGHSEGGFQSIYGPKVRGYAAKVAKVVALAPPTHGTTFGGLVSVGDYLGLRPLVDQVLRDYGCPACDEIIVGGSAVQKLTAGPIAQPGVKYTVIASRVDLLVTPHETSFIREPGVRNEFVQDTCPLDLVGHVGLAFDPSVAQLVANALDPAHAHSVICAFGPPL
- a CDS encoding DUF2505 domain-containing protein codes for the protein MELKMSASYDATPEEVFAIVTDATFREQACEKTKALSYDVKVSESGGDTVVRVQREMPSEDVPDIARKFVGQTLTVVQTETWHPANADGSRNADVKGEIANTPVTLKGTATISSTGGETVQAINLDVKVAVPLIGRKIEPFVVEAIRKGLQKEHELGRDWHEGTN